The sequence TGCGCCTGAACATTCCGGTGATCTTTGTCTCCGGCGGGCCGATGGAAGCGGGGAAAACCAAGCTTTCCAATCAGATCATCAAGCTGGACCTGGTGGATGCGATGATCCAGGGGGCCAACCCCAACGTCAGCGACGCCGACAGCGATCAGATCGAGCGCTCCGCCTGTCCGACCTGCGGTTCCTGTTCCGGTATGTTCACCGCCAACTCGATGAACTGCCTGACCGAAGCATTGGGCCTGTCGCAGCCGGGCAACGGCTCGCTGCTGGCGACCCACGCCGATCGCAAACAGCTGTTCCTCAATGCCGGTACACGCATCGTCGAACTGGCGAAGCGCTACTACGAGCAGGATGACGATCGCGCGTTGCCGCGCAATATCGCCACCAAGGCGGCATTTGAAAACGCCATGACGCTGGATATCGCCATGGGGGGGTCGACCAATACCGTACTGCACCTGCTGGCGTCGGCGCAGGAAGGCGAGGTCGACTTCACGATGGAAGACATCGACCGCCTGTCGCGTAAGGTTCCGCACCTGTGCAAGGTCGCGCCGAGCACGCAGAAATACCATATGGAAGACGTGCACCGCGCCGGCGGCGTGATGGGTATCCTCGGCGAGTTGGATCGTGCCGGCCTGCTGCATCGCGACGTCTATAACGTGCTGGGCAAAACGCTGCCGGAAACGCTCGAAGCCTACGATGTGGTGCTGACGCAGGATGACGGCGTGAAAAAAATGTACTCCGCCGGGCCGGCCGGTATCCGCACCACGCAGGCGTTTTCGCAGGATTGCCGCTGGGATTCGCTGGACGTCGACCGCCGGGAAGGCTGTATCCGTTCCCGTGAGTTCGCCTACAGTCAGGACGGCGGTCTTGCCGTGCTGTACGGCAATCTGGCAGAAAACGGCTGCATCGTGAAGACGGCGGGCGTGGACAAGGGCAGCCTGGTATTCCGCGGTCCGGCGAAGGTTTATGAAAGCCAGGATGATGCGGTAAGCGCGATCCTGGGCGGAAAAGTGGTGGCGGGCGACGTGGTGGTCATTCGCTATGAAGGACCGAAAGGCGGGCCGGGGATGCAGGAAATGCTTTACCCCACCAGCTTCCTGAAGTCGATGGGGCTGGGCAAAGCCTGCGCGCTGATCACCGACGGCCGCTTCTCCGGCGGGACCTCCGGTTTGTCCATCGGCCACGCTTCGCCGGAAGCCGCCAGCGGCGGCACCATCGGCCTGGTGGAAGACGGCGATATGATCGCCATCGATATTCCCGGCCGCAGCATCGTGCTGGACGTGGCGGAAAAAGAGTTGGCGGCGCGCCGTGAAATCGAACTGGCGCGCGGCGACGCGGCCTGGACGCCGCGCAGCCGTGACCGTCAGGTCTCTTTTGCGCTGCGCGCTTACGCCAGTCTGGCAACCAGCGCCGATAAAGGCGCCGTTCGTGACAAGAGCAAGCTGGGAGGCTGATTATCATGGCTGTGTCACAACCTCTTCCCTCCGCGCCCTGTGGCGCGGAGTACTTGAGAGCGATCCTGCGTTCGCCGGTTTATGAAGTCACCCAGGTCACGCCGTTGGAGAAGATGGATAAACTCTCTTCGCGGCTGGGCAACGTCATTCTGGTGAAGCGTGAGGACCGGCATGCGGTGCATAGCTTTAAGCTGCGCGGCGCCTACGCGATGATGGCCGGTCTGACGGACGAGCAAAAATCGCACGGCGTGGTGACGGCGTCAGCCGGCAACCACGCTCAGGGCGTGGCGCTCTCCGCCAGCAAGCTGGGCATCAATTCGCTGATCGTGATGCCGGTGGCGACGGCGGATATCAAAGTCGACGCGGTGCGCGGCTTCGGCGGCGAAGTGCTGCTGCACGGCGCCAACTTCGATGAGGCGAAAGCCAAGGCGATTGAGCTGGCGCAGCAGCAGAAAATGACCTTTCTGCCGCCGTTCGATCACCCGGCGGTGATCGCCGGGCAGGGCACGCTGGCGCTGGAGCTGCTGCAACAGGACGCGCATCTGGACCGGGTTTTTGTGCCGGTCGGCGGCGGCGGTCTGGCCGCCGGGGTGGCGGTGCTGATTAAGCAACTGATGCCGCAAATCAAGGTCATCGGCGTGGAAGCGGAGGATTCGGCCTGCCTGCGCGCGGCGCTGGACGCCGGCCATCCGGTGGATCTGGCGCGCGTGGGGCTGTTTGCCGAAGGCGTGGCGGTCAAGCGCATCGGCGACGAAACCTTCCGTTTGTGCCGCGAGTATCTGGACGATGCGATCACCGTAGACAGCGACGCGATCTGCGCCGCGGTAAAAGATCTGTTTGAGGATGTGCGCGCCGTTGCCGAGCCGTCCGGCGCGCTGGCGCTGGCGGGGATGAAAAAGTACATCCAGCAGCATCAGATCCAGGGCGAGCGGCTGGCGCACGTGTTATCCGGCGCCAACGTTAACTTTCACGGTCTGCGCTATGTTTCCGAGCGCTGTGAACTGGGCGAACAGCGGGAGGCCCTGCTGGCGGTCACCATTCCGGAGAAAAAAGGCAGCTTCCTGACCTTTTGCCAACTGCTGGGCGGCCGTGCCGTTACCGAATTCAACTATCGCTATGCGGATGACCAGGACGCCTGCATTTTTGTCGGCGTGCGTCTGACGCGCGGTCACGCGGAGCGCCAGGAGATCATTGCCGAGCTGTCGGCGGGCGGCTATAAGGTGGTGGATTTATCCGACGACGAAATGGCCAAGCTGCATGTGCGCTACATGGTGGGCGGACGGCCGTCAAAACCCCTGCGGGAGCGGCTGTATAGCTTTGAATTTCCCGAATCGCCGGGCGCGTTGCTGAAGTTCCTGCATACCCTGGGCACCCATTGGAATATTTCGCTGTTCCACTACCGCAGCCACGGTATGGATTTTGGCCGGGTGCTGGCGGCGTTTGAACTGGAAGAGCGCGACCCGTCGTTCGAGCGCCATCTGCAGGAGCTGGGCTATGAGTGTCATGACGAGACCAGTAATCCGTCGTTCCGCTTCTTTCTGGCTGGCTAGCGACTGAATTTGTCTTGCCCGCGCTCCCGATGGCGTTTCATGGTCGGGAGCGTTATCTTTACGTTATTCAACGAGTCATACGGATAATGTAAAACCATGGCAACGCATTTCAACGGCTTTTCCCAGCGGGGATTGACCTTTCTTCAGCAGGTACGCCAATACAACGATAAAGCGTGGTTTGATGAACATCGTGAAATTTACGATCGGCAATTAGTGGCTCCCTTTCGGGCATTGGTTGATGAGCTCAGCCTGACCATGTTGCAGATTGACGATCATTTTGAAACCCGCCCGGCCATCGGCAAAACGCTGTCCCGCATTCACCGCGATACCCGCTTTTCCCATGATAAATCACGCTATCGCAGCCAAATGTGGCTGACGTTCAAGCGCACCCGTAAGGACTGGACGGATGCGCCGGTCTATTTCTTTGAGATAGCGCCGGATTTATGGCGCTATGGCCTGGGGTATTACAGCGCGACGCGCAACACCATGGAGCTGTTCCGCCAAACGCTGCGCGGCAATCCGCAGCGCTTTCTTGCGGCGGCGAGCTGTTTACAGGATCGGTTTAAGCTGGAAGGGGAAAGTTACAAACGTCCGCTGATAAAAGAGCTGCCGCCGGAACTGACCGACTGGTATAACCGCAAATCCTTAGCCGCCATTTGTACCCGCCAGGATATGGAAGCGCTCTTCTCCGCCGAGCTGGCCGCGACCCTGGCGCAGGGTTTTACCCAACTCGAACCGCTCTATCGCTATTTGATGGAAATCGAAACCATGAAAAAAGCCGCGCAGGAAACGCAGGCGTCAGGCGAGCGTTATCTTGGCTGAAACGACCCGTCAGTGCGTCCGGCGGTACTCCCAGGGGGCCTGCGGATAGGGGGGACGCCACAGACCCAGCCGTTGGCGGCGGGCGGCGTTTTCACTGCTCATTAACTGGCGGTCGTTACGGTAGTCTCGGTACACCCACGCGTGGCCGTTGCGCAGCAGATCCAGATTGATATTGTTATTCCGGTAATAGACCGTGCCGAGGTAGCGGCCGTAGCGATCCTTTTCCTCATACTGAATCGTCACCCGTTTTCCGCCGACCCGCCTGTCCAGCGCGCGGCGGGACGCCTTGCCGTACGGTTGGCGATATTCCGGCGCATCAATGCCCAACATGCGGATACGGTAGTCAACGCCGTTGTGGCGCACCAGGAGGGTGTCGCCGTCAACGACTTTCACCACCTTGCCGCTGAGCGTCGCCGCCGGCGCGGGGGCGGAGAACAGCAATATCGCCGCCAGCAAATACGATTTCATCGATACCTTCCTTGTGGCCGAGCGGACAAGATAAATAGCCTACGCCGCGAGGGGGGAAATTTTATGATTTTCCCCGCAGCGTTTCCCAGAACGCGGCGATTAACGGCTCGCTTAGCCGCTTTTTCTGCACGCATACGCCCAGGTCCAGCGGCTCCATCGCATTTTCGGCAAAAACCGAGACGCGGTTGCGCACCGGCTCCGGGCTGTTTTCCAGCACCACGTCCGGGATCAGCGCGATGCCGCAGCCCAGCGCCACCATCGACACCATCGCCTCGTGGCCAGACACGGTGGCGTAAATCTGCGGATTGGCGATATGGCGGCGGCGAAACCACAGTTCGATACGCTTCCGTACCGGCCCGTGTTCCGGCAGAATAAACGGGATTTGCGCCCAGTCGGTGTCGGGCTGCTTCACCTGCGCCTGAACCGGGCAGGGCAGCGCCGGAATAATCAATGACAGCGGGATGCTGCCGATGGGCATAAAGTCCACGCTGGCGGGCAGCGTCTCCGGATGTCCGGCGATACCCAAATCGGCGTCGTTGGATTGTACCTTATCGACGGCGTCGGCGGCGTCGCCGGTGGTCAGTTTAATCTCCACCAGCGGATGCTGGGCGCGGAAGCGATCCAGGATCGGCGGCAAATGGCTGTAGGCGGCGGTGACGGAGCAAAAAATACGCAGTTCGCCGCTTAGCGACGGCCCGCGCTGACCGATAAGGTGCCGCAACTGCTGGTATTGCAGCAGCGTCTGCTGGGCGAACAGTTTCAGATGTTCTCCCGCATCGGTTAGCTGCACGGTGCGGTTATCGCGCTGAAACAGGGTTTGACCGAGGTCTTCCTCCAGCCGTTGAATCTGTCGCGACAGCGTGGAAGGGCTGATATGCATCGCTTTGGCCGTGCGGCCGAAATGGCGGCTTTCCGCCAAATGGAGAAACAATTTGAGATCACGTAAATCCATGCGCGGCGAGCCTCGATTTTATCTTGCAGATCTTGCAATATGACGTTGTTAATATATCAATTTAAGCAACGCATTTCCTGTCATATGATGAGTGCCATCATGGTTTCCCATCTGGCGGGAAACCTTTCCCGAATAACAGACAAACAAAACAGTATACGGAGCATGACATGGCTAACTATTTCAACACATTGAACCTGCGTCAGCAGCTGGCGCAATTGGGTCAGTGTCGTTTTATGGGTCGTGACGAATTCGCCGATGAAGCGGGTTACCTGAAAGGTAAAAAAGTGGTGATCGTCGGCTGTGGCGCCCAGGGGCTGAACCAAGGGCTGAATATGCGTGACTCCGGTCTGGATATCGCTTACGCCTTGCGCCAGGAAGCAATCGCCGAGAAGCGCGCCTCATGGCGTAAAGCCACCGAAAACGGCTTTACCGTCGGCACTTATGAAGAACTGATCCCGCAGGCCGATCTGGTGGTTAACCTGACGCCGGACAAACAGCACTCCGCGGTGGTTCAGGCGGTTCAGCCGCTGATGAAGCAGGGCGCGGCGCTGGGTTACTCCCACGGCTTCAATATCGTTGAAGTGGGCGAGCAGATTCGTAAAGATATCACCGTGGTGATGGTGGCGCCGAAGTGCCCCGGCACCGAAGTGCGTGAAGAGTACAAACGCGGTTTCGGTGTGCCGACGCTGATCGCCGTCCACCCGGAAAACGATCCGCAGGGCGAAGGCATGGCGATCGCCAAAGCCTGGGCCGCGGCGACCGGCGGTCATCGCGCCGGCGTGCTGCAATCCTCTTTCGTGGCCGAAGTGAAGTCCGACCTGATGGGCGAGCAGACCATCCTGTGCGGCATGTTGCAGGCGGGTTCTCTGCTGAGCTTCGACAAGCTGGTGGCTGACGGCGCGGATGCCGCCTATGCGGAAAAACTGGTGCAGTTCGGCTGGGAAACCATTACCGAAGCGCTGAAGCAGGGCGGCATTACGCTGATGATGGACCGCCTGTCCAACCCGGCGAAACTGCGCGCTTATGCGCTGTCCGAACAGCTGAAAGAGATTATGGCGCCGCTGTTCCAGAAACATATGGACGACATCATCTCCGGCGAATTCTCCAGCGGCATGATGGCGGACTGGGCCAACGATGACGTCAAACTGCTGACCTGGCGCGAGGAAACCGGCAAAACGGCGTTTGAAAACGCGCCGCAGTTTGACGGTAAAATCGCCGAGCAGGAATACTTCGACCACGGCGTGTTGCTGATCGCCATGGTGAAAGCCGGGGTTGAGCTGGCGTTCGAAACCATGGTCAGCGCGGGCATCATCGAAGAGTCCGCCTACTACGAATCGCTGCATGAGCTGCCGCTGATTGCCAACACCATCGCCCGTAAGCGTCTGTACGAAATGAACGTGGTGATTTCCGATACCGCCGAGTACGGCAACTACCTGTTCGCCAACGCCGCGGTTCCGCTGCTGCAAGAGAAGTTCATGTCTTCGCTGCAGCCGGGCGATCTGGGTAAAGCCGTTGCGGCCACCGAAGTGGATAACGCCCAGCTGCGCGATGTCAATGAAGCCATCCGCAACCACCCGATCGAAGCGGTCGGCCGTACGCTGCGCGGCTATATGACCGATATGAAACGTATCGCCGTCGCCGGTTAAGTTTACCCCTCGGCTCAATACGTCAAGGCACCGCGTTCGCGGTGCCTCAGGCCATTGACAAAGCTCGTTATTAGGGAGAGCGTGGCGAGGGGCCGTAGCAGCGTAAGCCGCCGGAGCGCCCCTCGGTACGGTAGGCCCGGGTATCGCCGACTTACAGGCGACTTTGTCAGCAATCTCAGGCACCGCGTTCGCGGTGCCTTTTTGTATACAAGAAACGGGCGCGGCGGCGGATCAGACTTCCTTGATGGATCTGAATTCCGTTTCCGCTTGCTGGAAGCGTTCGGTAATCGCCTTGGACGGCGCCCGTCCCAGCAGGCTGACCACAAAGATGGTCACGCAGTTGAACAGGAAGCCGGGGATGATTTCATACAGCCCCAGAAAGCCGTAGTGTTTCCAGATTAGCACGGTGGCCGCGCCGACGATCATGCCGAACAGCGCGCCGTTGCGGGTCATGCGCGGCCACAGCAGCGAGATCAGGATAACCGGGCCGAATGCGGCGCCAAAACCGGCCCAGGCGTAGCTGACCAGCCCCAGCACGCGGTTTTCCGGGTTGGCGGACAGGGCGATAGCGATAACCGCCACCAGCAGCACCATGGCGCGGCCTACCCACACCAGCTCTTTCTGGCTGGCGTTTTTACGCAGGAAGGGTTTGTACAAATCCTCGGTGATGGCGCTGGAGCACACCAGCAGCTGGCAACTGAGGGTACTCATCACCGCCGCCAGGATGGCCGACAGCAATACGCCGGCGATC comes from Brenneria nigrifluens DSM 30175 = ATCC 13028 and encodes:
- the ilvD gene encoding dihydroxy-acid dehydratase, which codes for MPKYRSATTTHGRNMAGARALWRATGMTDDDFGKPIIAVVNSFTQFVPGHVHLRDLGKLVAEQIEASGGVAKEFNTIAVDDGIAMGHGGMLYSLPSRELIADSVEYMVNAHCADAMVCISNCDKITPGMMMAALRLNIPVIFVSGGPMEAGKTKLSNQIIKLDLVDAMIQGANPNVSDADSDQIERSACPTCGSCSGMFTANSMNCLTEALGLSQPGNGSLLATHADRKQLFLNAGTRIVELAKRYYEQDDDRALPRNIATKAAFENAMTLDIAMGGSTNTVLHLLASAQEGEVDFTMEDIDRLSRKVPHLCKVAPSTQKYHMEDVHRAGGVMGILGELDRAGLLHRDVYNVLGKTLPETLEAYDVVLTQDDGVKKMYSAGPAGIRTTQAFSQDCRWDSLDVDRREGCIRSREFAYSQDGGLAVLYGNLAENGCIVKTAGVDKGSLVFRGPAKVYESQDDAVSAILGGKVVAGDVVVIRYEGPKGGPGMQEMLYPTSFLKSMGLGKACALITDGRFSGGTSGLSIGHASPEAASGGTIGLVEDGDMIAIDIPGRSIVLDVAEKELAARREIELARGDAAWTPRSRDRQVSFALRAYASLATSADKGAVRDKSKLGG
- the ilvA gene encoding threonine ammonia-lyase, biosynthetic; the encoded protein is MAVSQPLPSAPCGAEYLRAILRSPVYEVTQVTPLEKMDKLSSRLGNVILVKREDRHAVHSFKLRGAYAMMAGLTDEQKSHGVVTASAGNHAQGVALSASKLGINSLIVMPVATADIKVDAVRGFGGEVLLHGANFDEAKAKAIELAQQQKMTFLPPFDHPAVIAGQGTLALELLQQDAHLDRVFVPVGGGGLAAGVAVLIKQLMPQIKVIGVEAEDSACLRAALDAGHPVDLARVGLFAEGVAVKRIGDETFRLCREYLDDAITVDSDAICAAVKDLFEDVRAVAEPSGALALAGMKKYIQQHQIQGERLAHVLSGANVNFHGLRYVSERCELGEQREALLAVTIPEKKGSFLTFCQLLGGRAVTEFNYRYADDQDACIFVGVRLTRGHAERQEIIAELSAGGYKVVDLSDDEMAKLHVRYMVGGRPSKPLRERLYSFEFPESPGALLKFLHTLGTHWNISLFHYRSHGMDFGRVLAAFELEERDPSFERHLQELGYECHDETSNPSFRFFLAG
- a CDS encoding DUF2461 domain-containing protein — encoded protein: MATHFNGFSQRGLTFLQQVRQYNDKAWFDEHREIYDRQLVAPFRALVDELSLTMLQIDDHFETRPAIGKTLSRIHRDTRFSHDKSRYRSQMWLTFKRTRKDWTDAPVYFFEIAPDLWRYGLGYYSATRNTMELFRQTLRGNPQRFLAAASCLQDRFKLEGESYKRPLIKELPPELTDWYNRKSLAAICTRQDMEALFSAELAATLAQGFTQLEPLYRYLMEIETMKKAAQETQASGERYLG
- a CDS encoding thermonuclease family protein, encoding MKSYLLAAILLFSAPAPAATLSGKVVKVVDGDTLLVRHNGVDYRIRMLGIDAPEYRQPYGKASRRALDRRVGGKRVTIQYEEKDRYGRYLGTVYYRNNNINLDLLRNGHAWVYRDYRNDRQLMSSENAARRQRLGLWRPPYPQAPWEYRRTH
- the ilvY gene encoding HTH-type transcriptional activator IlvY, which gives rise to MDLRDLKLFLHLAESRHFGRTAKAMHISPSTLSRQIQRLEEDLGQTLFQRDNRTVQLTDAGEHLKLFAQQTLLQYQQLRHLIGQRGPSLSGELRIFCSVTAAYSHLPPILDRFRAQHPLVEIKLTTGDAADAVDKVQSNDADLGIAGHPETLPASVDFMPIGSIPLSLIIPALPCPVQAQVKQPDTDWAQIPFILPEHGPVRKRIELWFRRRHIANPQIYATVSGHEAMVSMVALGCGIALIPDVVLENSPEPVRNRVSVFAENAMEPLDLGVCVQKKRLSEPLIAAFWETLRGKS
- the ilvC gene encoding ketol-acid reductoisomerase, with translation MANYFNTLNLRQQLAQLGQCRFMGRDEFADEAGYLKGKKVVIVGCGAQGLNQGLNMRDSGLDIAYALRQEAIAEKRASWRKATENGFTVGTYEELIPQADLVVNLTPDKQHSAVVQAVQPLMKQGAALGYSHGFNIVEVGEQIRKDITVVMVAPKCPGTEVREEYKRGFGVPTLIAVHPENDPQGEGMAIAKAWAAATGGHRAGVLQSSFVAEVKSDLMGEQTILCGMLQAGSLLSFDKLVADGADAAYAEKLVQFGWETITEALKQGGITLMMDRLSNPAKLRAYALSEQLKEIMAPLFQKHMDDIISGEFSSGMMADWANDDVKLLTWREETGKTAFENAPQFDGKIAEQEYFDHGVLLIAMVKAGVELAFETMVSAGIIEESAYYESLHELPLIANTIARKRLYEMNVVISDTAEYGNYLFANAAVPLLQEKFMSSLQPGDLGKAVAATEVDNAQLRDVNEAIRNHPIEAVGRTLRGYMTDMKRIAVAG